A genomic segment from Gorilla gorilla gorilla isolate KB3781 chromosome 3, NHGRI_mGorGor1-v2.1_pri, whole genome shotgun sequence encodes:
- the MTHFD2L gene encoding bifunctional methylenetetrahydrofolate dehydrogenase/cyclohydrolase 2, mitochondrial isoform X6: protein MTVLVRGFSLLRGRLGRAPALGRSTAPSVRAPGEPGSAFRGFRSSGVRTSREKRFHLPEVATVCLPTCPHPQSSLLYI, encoded by the exons ATGACGGTGCTGGTCCGCGGCTTCTCGCTGCTCCGCGGCCGCCTTGGCCGAGCGCCGGCGTTGGGCAGAAGCACAGCACCCTCCGTAAGGGCACCGGGAGAGCCCGGGAGCGCGTTCCGGGGCTTTCGGAGCAGCGGTGTGAG GACCAGCAGAGAGAAGAGATTCCATCTTCCAGAGGTTGCCACTGTCTGCCTCCCCACTTGTCCCCATCCACAGTcatctcttttatatatataa